The genomic DNA CATGCTAGTTCATCCTTTTTAAGAAAGATGGACCTTTTAATTCTCAGGCTTCTCTCAAAAATCCTCACTCCTGAAGCCCCTTCCTTGATCAGAACCTCAAACTCCTTGGATTCCACCAGCCACCTCCTCGGTTCAGCCATGACACAATCTGAAAACTAACACCAAACACCTTGcacgcgccctcacgcgccgACACAACTCTCAGCTCTCAACTCTCCATTCCTTTACCTAAGAACAGATCTTATCTTTTCCTCGACTGTTCATCAAGAACTCACAAACATAGTGCAAGTTTTCTTATGGCAGAGAAGGAGAAGTATCAATTATAATGAAAACTACTATGAAGACAGTTTTATACATGCAAGGATAATAAGTGAATCAAGATGGAGGCAGTTTTATCCGCATGGAGGCTTTAAGTGGAATGATCTTTGCTTCTATTGATAGTGGTTTTCTCTCAGGCTTCTTCGTGGGGTTTAGACTTTCTGAGCTAGTTAATATCTCTCATTTGTTGTTTGCAgatgatattttggtcttttgtGGGGCTAACTCTGATCAGATTCGATCCCTTCATGTGTTATTcgtatgttttgaagttgtttctAGTCTGAAGGTGAATTTGGCCAAGTCAGTCTTGGTTCCTGTGGGCACCGTGGATAATGTGGGTGAGATGACTTACATTTTGGGTTCTAGGACGTCCTCTTTACCCTTGAAGTATCTTGGCCTCCCTCTGGGGGTTTAAGGCTAAGTCCATGTGGGATGGCATTGTCGAAAAACTGAGCGacggttggctagttggaaaatgatgtacttGTCCAAGGGTGATAGGGTCACCCTTATTAAGAGCACCCTTTCCAACTTACTTGCAtatttcttgtctttgtttcctACTCCTGTTGCTGTGGAAAATTGTACGGAGAAGCTCCAATGAGACTTTTTTATGGGATGGACTGGGCGAAGAGTTTAAGTATCATTTGGTTAGCTGGTTCAAGGTTTGCTCTCATATTTTTTAGGGAGGCTTAGGGATTCGGAATTTGAGACTGTTTAACCGAGCTCTTCTAGGGAAGTGGCTGTGGCGTTATGTGCAtgagagatgcttggtggagagttgttGTGGATGCCAAATTCGGTTCTGGCTGAGGCAGGTGGTGCTCCACTGATTCACTAGGGCAACATGGGGTCGGGCTTTGGAAGTATATTAGAGGGGGTAGAGGCTTCTTTCTAGCCATACTAGATTTGATTTGGGAGATGGGTCCAAGATTAGATTTTGgaatgatgtgtggtgtggggactCGAGTCTCAAAGAAGCTTTCCCAGGTTTATATAACATGGACAGTGTAAAGGATACGCCTATTGCTGCTAACATGGGTTACTCGAGTGGTTCTCTTCAGTGGAATATTACCTTCATTTGTTTGGCCCATGAATGGGAAGTGGATGTACTAGCTTCCTTCTATACCTTGTTGTACACCCTCAAAATGAGGAGGGAAGGGGAGGACAAGCTTTGGTGGGTTCCGTCTTGTAAAGGGAAGTTTGACGTTAGATCTTTCTACAAGATCCTTGCTTGCAAAGAGGCTTCTCCTTTCCTTCGGAAGAGTATCTGGCGGACCTAGACTCACTTGAAAGTGGCTTTTTTCGCCTGGTTGGTGGTTTTAGGGAAGATTCTTACTATGGACAATCTTATAAAGAGACATCTCATCATGGTTAATAGATGATGCTTGTGCAAATTGAACAGAGAGTCCGTTGattatcttcttctccactatGAGGTTGCCAGTGCTTTATGGAATGGCAATTTCAGCCACTTTGgattgtcttgggtgatgcctaaTCACATGGtggatttgtttgcttgttagTGGACAGGTGGTTGCTCTCGGAGTGCTGTCATGTGGAAATGGTTCCCCTTTGAGTTATTTGGTGGCtgtggagggaaagaaatgatagaaattttgaAGACCAAGAGATGACTTTGGAGGAGCAcaagtcatttttctttttcttttttctatttactTGGACAACTGCTTGTTTAGCTTCTTTAGTGATTCGTTTTTTTGACTTTCTTGTTCTCTGTTCTTCCTCTACTTAGGcgttttcttgtatactttctatgtACTAGGTTACGCCCCTTTGccttttttgatatatacaacattacttctaaaaaaaataatcatgaaATCACATGACAATTATGCTGTTTTCTCATGGTGATGGACATAACATTTCTATAGCACTGATAAACTTGTCTACTTGGTTGTTCacatttgaaaaatgctacacttaccAAATTTTCTCCCAAAACTGGTTCCAAGTAATGTGTCATCATCCCATGAGATGGTGATACAATTCCCAAAATAATAGATCTCATGGGAatgtgacacattatttggaaACTAACTTTTGGGAGAAAATTTGGGTAAGTGTAgcattttcttttgcattttagTGATCTACCAAAGGGTGGCTCTAGATTTTCCTTTATCCGCTGCCAACTTCATTCCTTGCCTCCTTTGGCAAAATTAGACTGATATATGTTCTGTTTAGATTCTTCTTACCTGCAATTTACATTGATCATAAAAGCTTGAATTTATTCTGGAGTGTGTTTGATATTGCTTccatgtgttttttgttttatcttattTGCTTCACTGATTCACATAATCTACAACTTTTCAGCATGCAAACAATCGGCAGCAATgctattttcacatttatgtgtTTCTTTGCCAAATAATTTGATAATGTGACATTTTCATTGGCATTCTCAAGTAATGATGTTTTCAACCATTTGCAGGCACAAAAGCTCATAAGTTTATGTGGCTGGGAACCTCGTTCACTACCTTATTCAGTCAATTCCATGGATGGACCTGATCAGTCTGCTAAAAATGCCAATGCATTAAGTTCATCTTATTTAGTTGCTAATAGACAGAACCCCAGCATCAATCTCGAGCCTGCTAGTATGAAGCAAATTAGGGAGGCAGATGAAAATTCCAATATTTCTACTGGAAGACAATCTGATCCAAATTCTGTTGTTTTAGATTGCAAGCTTTGTGGAGCTAGTGTTGGATTATGGGCTTTCCCTACAGTTCCACGACCTATGGAATTATTCAGATTAGTTGGTTATGCAGAAgtcaataatgaaaatgattcTGGAACCCATGATTTAGGGAACGTGAATCGTCTTGATGATAGAGCAGGTGTTGTGAGTACTTCATCAAATGGTGTAACATCATCAAAGGACAGACCAACAAATTTCAATTTGACTATTGCTGGGGGTCCTCCACCTACAAGACAGAATTTTAAAGCAACAATTTCTTTGCCTGTTATTGGCCAGAATTTAAGGGCTCGGTTTTCTTATGATTCTGAATTTAGAGATCGTATATATGTTAACCAAGAGGATGTTCAAACTGATTTTCAGAATAATAGTTTGCTTCTGGAGAAAAATGACCACGCCCAGAACACCCAAGGAACACCTGAAGTTGGTGTGCGCAATTCTATTGAGGGGAGTCCGATTGAGAGCACACAAAATGTAGTACAGAGTTCCTGTCAGAATGGTAAAATGCctgaaaatatagaaaatgttATACCAGATACTTCAGCAGCAAAGGATCCTGGTAGTTCTCAGGTTAGAGACCCTACTACTGTAGCACCAGATGCCAATACGACAATTAGAAACTGTGAAAGTAGCAAAGATGACTTGCCAGTGATGGTTGCATCTGGCAATTGCAGTTTCGAACAGATTTCAGGAATAGATGTAGCACAAAACAAAGCAATTTCTTTAGCTACTAATTGCATGCCGATTCCTGAAAACAGTGAATTTGTGACCTGCAGTACAGGTAAGCCATATTTGCctaattttcttcctttttgacCATGATTGTTAAATCAGCTTTGAGAGTTATTTGGTATTTTGACTGACATGAATATCATATGCAACAAGtacaaaaatctttttgatcAACTAATCTCATCTATCCTAGGGAATCCTTAATGCAATTTCATGTCATGTTGGGCCAATCCTAGATATACTTATCTGATATTAGCACCCCTCGTAGAATCCATGTCTTGATTCTTTCATCCATCGAGGCATAAACTTCATATGAAGTGTTGTGATTATATGCCTCAATAACTGGTCTATAATTTGTCTCAAGCTCTTTTTTTCATGTCTAGGAATAGTTTACTTGACAACAATATAAACCTAGGAAATTAGTTTCTTCAGTAATTAATGAGAGGGCTAGATATAATTGAATGGGTAGTGTACAGGGATATCTCAAGCGAAGGTAGTAACTTCTAGGTCGCTTATGCTACATATTAGAAGATGAAAAGCTATGTGAATTTGGAGATTTGGTGGCAGTTCCTGGAGATTCACCTCTGAAGTTGCCTCTCCAACTGGACTTGAATATTGTTAGTGAAATTTCTAGGAAGCTGGCTGATGAAACCATTTAAATCGGACGACATATAATTAGATGCATATCAAGTTGTGTGGACAGAGCATGGAGTACAAATCTGTGTTAGGGACTGCGTTTTGTACACCATATTGCTCTTCGGATTGCATGTTGATAGTGGCTTTTCATGGGATTGCGTGTTGATAGTAATTATTATCCCTCTTTAGAAAACAACCAACTAACTGTGTCTGGAACCAATGTATGATAGGAGGAAGAAGACCGACTTTAAAATTCCATTTGTTGCTTTTAGTGCCAAACCAGTtgttaaaacacaattttatgGCAGCTCTGGTCATCAAAACTTATTTGCAAGTTAAATCCCTGCATAATGATCATGATGGTGAATTTGAGAGTATTGCCTTCTTTGATAAATGCAAATATGATTTATGCATTTGTCAAATTTGCAGTTAACTTTGACATGCTCTTTCTCTTTTGACTCTCATTTCAATGTTCTTGGTGTCATTTGATTATTAGGAGGTCTAACAACTTTGCTCCCACTTTCCTTCCAGGAAAGGATCTGAAGAAAGTTGAGTCAGACAAAGCAATGGGGTTTGACCCAATCAGGCAACACAGACATTTTTGCCCCTGGATTACGTCAACAGGAAATGGGGCAACTGGTTGGCAACAAACACTGTCTGCTTTACTACGTCAGAAAGGGTTTTCTCCTTCACCTTGGAACTCTCCATCTGCCAACATAATTAAGGTAATTCTGAACCTCACTTCTGTCCTCTGATAACTGACCGGGTTCTCACCGTATCTTTTTTCCTAACTAGTAAAGCCATGGAGGCTCACATGGTGGATTGTGATGGTATAAATCAATTGGATTTTATTTGACCTTGTTTTTTGTCACTTAGACTATCGATTAAGCGTGTAGAGACACAAACAAAAATGATATTGCTGATGCTGACAGAACCCAACGGGTTTAATAATCAATCGTTTTCCgactttattatatttataatgaaAGCAATCTTTCTATTTAACATTTGTACAGGTGGATGATCCCATTACTTCAGTTAGGAGGCTTTTCATGTCTCAATCAGCAAAAAGAATGAAGACGACTCCTCTACCAAACGCTAGCACCAAGCATTAGCCAGCTGATTTTGCTGTGCATCGATGGAACCATCCAAAGCGTCTGATATTTGATCTCCTACCATTTTTATTTGGTAGATTTCTTATGAGCTTCAAGATAATGCATTTTCTCTTGGCATGCGATCCATTTGAAAACTTCTGAAAATGTTGTATTTGCTAGTTTACGGCGAAAGTAGTGCTTGAGAATCTAACAGCTTGTACCTTATTGAGGCAACTTACAATAATCAGAAAGAGTGTATtaaagggtgtttttttttggattatacTGTTTTACTACACGGAAATATTCTTTTCTTCTACCAAAAATGGTATAGCAGAAATGGGTTTACTAGGAACGGCAATCAATGCTCTACTCTATTAAGCCGCAATTTGTGACAACCACCTTTGAGTAAGGACGGTTGAAGCCTCTTTCTGCCACGACTGCCCTCTTATCTCCTATCAGCTTGGCCACCCTGTTCAGCAGACACAAGTTGATAGTTgatacatgtatatataaatgaaaGTGATAAAAATACATTGAAGCAATGCAGTTTGCAGAGTAGAGTGGCTTTTAGTGGGGGTAACAAATTTGTGTTTGCGTATTGAGTTGGTATGGATGTAAGACTATAtataggggtgaaaagacggGTGGTTATCAACACCGCACTGCTAACCacttttgaaggcggttagaAAAAATTACTAACTACCTATCTATATGaaacgatgtcatttttgtgtttaactgtatataaaaatgtataaaaatttagaaatgatgtcgtatgtggtagggtattatcatattatcatAGAAGGCAGTTAGTTGATTTTACTAACCGTATTTTCACTCTtaattatataggttaattttaacttgatccatttaattaatcgGGTCAATCTCCTAAACCTTAaccttctaattttgtatttgatttgtGTCGAATTCATGGGTTATGTTAAAAACTGTCGGCCATTATCtcgcttatcgggttcgggtcatGTCGATGCATGGATGTAAGACTATGTACGTCAATCCTAatatgacccatttaattaaacagatcaaaCTCTTTAACTTGAACATTTTAATTTCGTATTAAGTTCGTAAgtcataaaaaattatcaatcataCGTACGTTTTAATCGGTCAACAAAAATTAAGAGCAAAAATGAAATAGTATGAGAATCAAGCATATTGTAAGCTTACCTGAAATACGGAGAAGCAGTATTCTCATTCACAGTCTTCACCTGTCCAATCCTCTCCACAACCTCCATTCCTCCCAAGACTCTTCCAACAACTAAAGCCGACGCATCCAGCTCCGGTGAATCCTTTGTGGCGATCACAAACTCCGTTCCATTCGGGTTGGCTCCGACCTCCTCCTCATCAATCTCAAGCTTCCCTTTCCGTGCCACCAACTTCAATTTTGGAGGCGGTTTTGAAGGATCTCTCACAATGATGCTCACAGTTCCTGCCAAGTTCTTAGTCCCTGGGCACTCTTCATACATTCTCTGCCATTCATCACTGAGATTTTGAGCTGCCAATTCGCTTCCCGTACTCTTTGCAAGCTCAGCATCCACACCATAGGATCTTACCCCACCATGCTGCACATAATTGGGCATGATCTTAATGAACTCTTTCCTTCTGTGGCTTATTCCAGCAGCTCCACTTACAAGACTACTGAATCTGGCTGCTCCAGCTGGGGCATTGTCTCCATAGAGCCCGATAACGATGCGGCCGACGGGTTCTCCATCAATGGATATGTCAAGGAATGCTTTCCTTGTTGGTTTTATGTTGGTGCAGCTGGGAGAGGTGTTGGAGTTTCCTTCTTGTCCTTCACTTGTGTTATTGGTGTCCTTTGCCATGTTTTCTTCAGCTTGTGCCTTGGACAGGAGGAATG from Corylus avellana chromosome ca6, CavTom2PMs-1.0 includes the following:
- the LOC132184339 gene encoding uncharacterized protein LOC132184339 isoform X1, yielding MTQDSEKRFDSIMDKLFHAPKSLPPNSSSSSGAQLSRGRKRPNTSSALALMEPKTKQHLSGSAGTSDAPLCRPWDRGDLMRRLATFKSMTWFAKPKVVSAVNCARRGWVNVDMDIIACEACGARLLFSTPSSWTQQQVEKAALVFSLKLDNGHKLLCPWIDNACDEALTRFPPTTPPILVDKFRERCSALSQLLALPVISSSTIECMRSPQLEQFLEQSSMLEYGDGSANNSRQEYRGSESDADSANLYYQAQKLISLCGWEPRSLPYSVNSMDGPDQSAKNANALSSSYLVANRQNPSINLEPASMKQIREADENSNISTGRQSDPNSVVLDCKLCGASVGLWAFPTVPRPMELFRLVGYAEVNNENDSGTHDLGNVNRLDDRAGVVSTSSNGVTSSKDRPTNFNLTIAGGPPPTRQNFKATISLPVIGQNLRARFSYDSEFRDRIYVNQEDVQTDFQNNSLLLEKNDHAQNTQGTPEVGVRNSIEGSPIESTQNVVQSSCQNGKMPENIENVIPDTSAAKDPGSSQVRDPTTVAPDANTTIRNCESSKDDLPVMVASGNCSFEQISGIDVAQNKAISLATNCMPIPENSEFVTCSTGKDLKKVESDKAMGFDPIRQHRHFCPWITSTGNGATGWQQTLSALLRQKGFSPSPWNSPSANIIKVDDPITSVRRLFMSQSAKRMKTTPLPNASTKH
- the LOC132184339 gene encoding uncharacterized protein LOC132184339 isoform X2 is translated as MTQDSEKRFDSIMDKLFHAPKSLPPNSSSSSGAQLSRGRKRPNTSSALALMEPKTKQHLSGSAGTSDAPLCRPWDRGDLMRRLATFKSMTWFAKPKVVSAVNCARRGWVNVDMDIIACEACGARLLFSTPSSWTQQQVEKAALVFSLKLDNGHKLLCPWIDNACDEALTRFPPTTPPILVDKFRERCSALSQLLALPVISSSTIECMRSPQLEQFLEQSSMLEYGDGSANNSRQEYRGSESDADSANLYYQAQKLISLCGWEPRSLPYSVNSMDGPDQSAKNANALSSSYLVANRQNPSINLEPASMKQIREADENSNISTGRQSDPNSVVLDCKLCGASVGLWAFPTVPRPMELFRLVGYAEVNNENDSGTHDLGNVNRLDDRAGVVSTSSNGVTSSKDRPTNFNLTIAGGPPPTRQNFKATISLPVIGQNLRARFSYDSEFRDRIYVNQEDVQTDFQNNSLLLEKNDHAQNTQGTPEVGVRNSIEGSPIESTQNVVQSSCQNGKMPENIENVIPDTSAAKDPGSSQVRDPTTVAPDANTTIRNCESSKDDLPVMVASGNCSFEQISGIDVAQNKAISLATNCMPIPENSEFVTCSTGGLTTLLPLSFQERI
- the LOC132184341 gene encoding peptidyl-prolyl cis-trans isomerase CYP26-2, chloroplastic; the protein is MLPSPKFLQSPSQFLHPPIPPPPSAPQLQSTPTPTSSPNITKQCCKSSRRELAIGSSTSLLLLPFLLSKAQAEENMAKDTNNTSEGQEGNSNTSPSCTNIKPTRKAFLDISIDGEPVGRIVIGLYGDNAPAGAARFSSLVSGAAGISHRRKEFIKIMPNYVQHGGVRSYGVDAELAKSTGSELAAQNLSDEWQRMYEECPGTKNLAGTVSIIVRDPSKPPPKLKLVARKGKLEIDEEEVGANPNGTEFVIATKDSPELDASALVVGRVLGGMEVVERIGQVKTVNENTASPYFRVAKLIGDKRAVVAERGFNRPYSKVVVTNCGLIE